The following proteins are co-located in the Tripterygium wilfordii isolate XIE 37 chromosome 2, ASM1340144v1, whole genome shotgun sequence genome:
- the LOC119981076 gene encoding heavy metal-associated isoprenylated plant protein 3-like — protein MGQKKKKNENNDSKADGEKKKGNEDKNPITVVLKVDMHCEGCAVKIIKCVRGFEGVESVKAEAASNKLTVVGKVDPSKIREKLEQKTKKKVDLISPQPKKDNNKDNDNKENNNNNKEPKKEGKKPDDKKKAENENKPKQAPETTAVLKVSLHCQGCAEKIRKIVTKTKGVKEMSMDKQKELLTVKGTMNPKALAENLKERLKRPVEIVPPKKEEKKDGGDEHNGGNGNGGGGKKKKISGNGGQEDESGGGGGPIMEGNKKEHMIQPGFAFGYGYGYEYPPYPVHLHAPQMFSDENPNACSIM, from the exons ATGGGCCAG aagaagaagaagaacgagaACAACGATAGCAAGGCAGATggggagaagaagaaaggaaacgAAGATAAGAACCCCATAACTGTAGTACTCAAGGTGGACATGCACTGCGAAGGTTGTGCCGTCAAAATCATTAAGTGCGTCCGTGGATTTGAAG GTGTTGAGTCTGTGAAAGCAGAGGCCGCTTCGAACAAACTGACTGTGGTAGGAAAAGTGGATCCGTCAAAGATCCGGGAGAAGTTGGAGCAGAAGACCAAGAAGAAGGTGGACCTCATCTCTCCACAACCCAAGAAAGACAACAACAAAGATAATGACAACAAggagaacaacaacaacaacaaagaacccaaaaaggaaggaaagaaacCCGACGACAAGAAGAAAGCAGAGAATGAGAACAAACCCAAACAG GCTCCGGAGACGACGGCGGTGTTGAAGGTGAGTTTGCACTGCCAGGGATGCGCCGAGAAGATTCGCAAGATCGTCACCAAGACCAAAG GCGTGAAAGAGATGTCCATGGACAAGCAGAAAGAGCTGTTGACAGTCAAAGGGACCATGAACCCGAAGGCACTGGCAGAGAATTTGAAGGAGAGATTGAAGAGACCAGTTGAAATTGTGCCCCCcaagaaggaagagaagaaagatggcGGCGATGAGCACAATGGCGGCAAcggcaatggtggtggtggaaagaagaagaaaatcagcGGAAACGGTGGTCAAGAGGACGAATCTGGCGGGGGCGGCGGCCCTATAATGGAAGGGAACAAAAAGGAGCATATGATACAACCTGGTTTTGCATTCGGGTATGGCTATGGGTACGAATACCCGCCTTACCCGGTTCACTTGCACGCACCCCAGATGTTCAGTGATGAGAATCCAAATGCATGCTCCATCATGTGA